In Erigeron canadensis isolate Cc75 chromosome 8, C_canadensis_v1, whole genome shotgun sequence, the DNA window CTAGTGGTTAATCAGTTTGTACCAAAATTGTGGTGTGTCGACTGGGGCAGGTGGGTGAGGGTTTAAATTATTAGAGGGACACTGGACCCCTTTTGTTAAACTATGGTTATATGTTGTAGTAGTCCATTTATTGTCTTGCATAAAATTCTGAATATCTTTAGATATTACTCGAAACAAGTTGAGTTGGTTTGCACTGTACTAGGAATGATCTTGTGTGCTATATATGTTGATGTACAATATTCTCCTCCTCTTATGAGTGTGCTCGTGGTTATTAATAAATGAAGATAGATTCCATTGATCAACCTTGTTGATGTTAACTAGCAGAATCTGGATGTAAGATtctagaaaatcaaaaattagaCAATTGTCAATTTTGTAGTCTAACATCAACCAAACGTATGGATATACTTGTATTGccataataaaaaaatgcaGAGGTCCAGGATAACTTGGTTGTTAGATTCAACGGCACAGAAATGGGTGAACAAATAGTGTCTACCTAAAATTGTTGATATACTAAGCCCAAAAAGCAGTTCAAAATGCAACTTTCATCAGGTCAAAAATAAAGGTCAAACTAACAGAATTGTCTTCTCATAAAGGCAAACATACTACATCATACTGTATTACTTTCGAGACAAGTGCCACATCAAGAAAAACTGTAACACCATGTATAAAACATAACAGCTTCACAACGACTCTAAAAACAAGGAACTATATGGGCAGAGGGGTTTAGATATCAATCTGTGTAATCAACCCCACAACCCTAGATCATGAAACACATATCAGACTGAAAAACAATTATAAACCAGTTTTTAGTAAAACATAAGACACACCTAGCCAACTTGCATTCTTAAACCTTCTTATCTTTCAATTCTTTCATAGATCTTGGGATcttacaaagtacttttgcaTCAAATACCGCATATTGCTTCTTGATCTCAATCCATGCTTTTTCTGCAAGTGGATCTATCTTATCCTCGAATTTATCATAGGTCACGGGCACCGAGAAGAGCAGCACGACCACTATATTAAcattgagaaaaaaaagaaatcagAATTGGGCTATGATAATTATGTTATAGTGGGAATATGAAGTAGCTAGTGTTAGGAAATTACATATGTAGATCAATGTCAAAAAGTTGTAGCAGTTGCTGACGATCGAGACAAACCACAAACCAGCAATAACCTTATATAAGAAAATGACACACATGCCCGTCAAAACTTTCCACAAGGATATAAAAGAACATAGGAAGTGACTATAAACGATTGCAGCTTACAGATAGGAACTTCTTTAGGTCTTTTCCTGAAGCAATATCTCGAATAGCTGCTAAACCTTGATTGATTTCGATCCTTAAGGCGGACACAATTTCGAAAACCGGTTTCTCTGGAATGCAAACTTCAGGAATTTTTGGGGGAGACCTATATATAGAAACATTTGGTCAAACATAAGCATAACCACTGAACGTAAAAGCTATATAGGTATATGAAGCCAGATGACAATCTGCAAAACAAGAAACGCTCACTTGTTAATGAAAGTCGAGGCATTTGACCACAAGAAGAGTGTGGCCAATGTAAGGATCAGAGAATGGCAAACCAAGGTCAACAGATGATATTCCAACACTTCAAAAAGAAACCAGATGATGGTCACTCCACCAAGGATCACACCAGAAACCTTCTTATCCTTCCACAGCAGCAGATCGGCCGCTGTACCCAcaacataaaattaaatcatTGCCAAAGCATGCCCGGAACAAGTAACATAATACATCCTACaacaaaaaagatttaaaaaccaCCGACTTTGACAGCTTGTAAAGCGAAAAGAGAAAACCGCCTTTTACTTTATTACAATCCCACATAATCATTCATTAAGAAAAGATCATTTCAACGCTTTAACCCTTTATAAAGCAATAAAGTAACATATAAACTGGAAAAACCATCATTAACGATTTAAAATcaataacaattaacaaaaaaaagccACTTGTTTCGCTTTATGGTTCGTTACacaattaataacaaaaaataccAAACTATGCAAACCAATAAAACAAGACACACGGATATAACAACACATCAAGTTCTAGATCCAGAAAGCCGAACATAAATGGTTCCGCTTAGGCCTTCACACCTTACAAAGTGGGCCAAATTCTTCATGTAATCAGATCCTATTACTTTTTACATAAActaatctatatatgtataaaatccTATTTGTAATCACATCTAAAACCTCTTAGTATCATAATTGCAACTAATTAATgccttttttccttttcaactatatagatatagatatatgtgtgtatgtatatttacagAGACAGAcataaatagtataaaaaatCTATACATACAGCTACAGCTACAAACtgattggtatatatatatatatatatatatagatcaagtAGAATTTAAGTTAAAAATACCTGAAAACATCAAGTTAGGGTTTTAAactactataaaaaaaatatgtttaaaaaaaaataaaaataaagaggaAACATACGTTTACCGCCACCAAAGACCTTATGAAGAGGCTTTTCACGACCAAAGAGACGGAACACCTTGGACTTGATAGCTGAAATCTTGTTATCATCgtctgagtcggatgaagaagatgatgaagatgaatcaTCTTTTTTATGTGCTGGTAAAATTTTATCCATCAGAGATTCAGATTTGTGTTCTTCGTGATCTGACATTTTATGATGATTATTTTATTTCACAAGTTCAAATTTcagaaagaagaagaattaTTATGAGAGTGAGTAACGCAAAGAATGTGTGTGTGAAAGAGAGCTGTGTAAGTTATAGGTGGGtcataaaagaaagaaaggcaTTTATTTGTATCCGAAGCTGAGGTTTggtaatatttatatacataggGTTTTGGTTCGGATTTGGGTTTTGGTTAAGGAAATATGTAAATGAGGTTCCACGAACTTTGGGTTTActtaataaaaaggaaaaagattaATTATTCTAACCAATTCttctaaaaatcttttttgaaaaatataatacaTTTGGTGGAATTAAAGGATAAATTTAAGAGAAAAAGAGTGAATTATATTTGTCTTGATTTAAGCCTTTTAACAAGAATATTaagatatttattttatcattaacctaatatatattgtatttgttgattatctatattatcttatacggagtaataattatcactttttctttcataaaagtgttagatgtAAAATTACCACTTTatctttgattaattaatttacatcatcaatctcttatcttttaaaatatctccattatatcttaacatcaattacttacacccacTACCAACAATAGTTCATCACCACCAcgaccgccgtcaccaccaccagtcgTCGTCATGACCAAACCGCCGCATCGCGTAGGTACAATGCTAttatagttcatgtattttaaataacaaaatgattaatcattctaAAAACTAGcataaaaatcctcctaaaattatataaatgtgACCACGTGTCACTATCCATGAATTAAGAAGAATTTTAAGCTAATGAATTAAGAGAATTAATCATTCtccttttaaataatttaaaaactttacttcatgatttatttagttttaaattttggaTAACGCATATccaaacatagttttcataatttACTAAATTTTATTTCAATCGGATCAAAGTCCATTAAcccactttatatatatagatccgcCCACCTTTGCCATCTTTTTACTTTGCTAATTGTCCTTTGATCTTGTGTATTGGTATTTGATAGCACGTTTATATGCATAAGGTTCTTTCATTCATTCCTTTAATTATGTGGATATTAACACCCTTAAGATTTCTTAATACATAAGGTTTATCACGACATCCATTCCGCATAATTAGAACGAAAAGTTTAtcccaacatatatatatatatatatctaaaacatTCCTTTCACGAAATTGTCGTGTGACAATGAATGtagtaataatttaatttatatttggaGAAAATTATAGAactcaattattattattagcggtatgttattaataataataatacgtgTGGCAATTAACGGGCCGTGTACGCACGTCGTTAAACAAAGGGGTCCATTTACTTGCCCGCTGAAATCAACTAGAAAGTTCACTCACTAGCTGGTGTGGGTAATAACAATCTTTTAGTAAGTAGCACAAATCATAGTTGTTCTTATAGATTATTTCTGAAATAAATGTTTAACCAAAGCGCTGCTTCCCAGATCAAATGTTGGTGTTCTTGTTAGTTTATCAAATAAGACAAataatttagattaattaagATTATGACCATCAATTCGATGTCTAGTTATTAATAGCTCTTTTTACTACGTTTGCTTTGAATAACTTTGATTTAACTAGCTGGTGCAAATGgcctttttataacttacaAACATCGATATTCTAACaggtagaaaaaaaaaagtgtggttaattaacatattttgaaGGGAACATTTTAGAATTTGCTTAAAGGAGTTAAACTATATACCCACATATATCTACTGTATTTGTTGACTTGTATGATACCTAAAGAAGAAAAACTAATAAAGGTTCATATGACTGCCATACATGATTGAGTAGCTTCAACCACTTCGAAGAAAACTTGGCTCTTAAGATTTAAGAGACTCAATGGCATGTTTTCGGGTCTAACGAAATGAAGATATTATTTGacatctatattatataaacttgtacattatgaatgtataaaattaatattaggTATTTAGGAATCTAAGtcatattgttgttgttgtaagtcTAACATATATCATCTTAACCGAAATTCTCTCAACGAGTAAATCCTGGTTTAATCcctaaagaaagaaaaaattatgCTTACCAATGCTCGAAACTGAGACCTTGAGGAACATTTCCCCCTGATATACATTAAGGCAAACTAGTAGCCAGACCATATAGATGAGTTGATtatcaattgtttttttttttttttttttttttgtttttttgaaaggtgaatttagCTGGAAACTTCAAGTCACGATTCGACAGCAGAGGTCTACTCCttcctatttcaaatacccgatgggtaATCTGATTTACACACAAATTAAATTggtttatcattatttttgagTTCATGATTAATTGTTGGAGTTCAAGATTACCAATTTACTCAATTTGACCTCAAATTTGTAGTTGCTAACTTGCTATACAAGATAATCTTAGTTTTTTATTGTAGTTTGTCTCAGTCgacattttattttcttagaaCTTGTTACTAGATTCTGTGTAAGTTGctattaaatataatttcaaatgatataaaagtatgtaattgAGACAATGAGATCGGAAGTGGGTGGGGATGATGCGAAAGGGAAGAAGTTTGTCCCCTCAAAATACTAAATTATAATCTCTCAACTTTTGGGTCTCTCCACGTGCCTCCTCctatctttttctattttatttttattattactacttTTCTATTAGCcttaatatattcatttatatatatatatatatatatatatttaaaagatcTCTCAAATTGAATCAAGTTGCATATGGGGAATAATCAAGCATATTGAACAAAAATGTTCATCAAATTATActgatttttttaactaaaaatattCACCAGGCATGCCATGCATCGTACTGAACCAAACCAAGTTAGTTCGACTGTACGAGTGTTTGAATGTTCTTTGGTTGCTTTTCTGCCCGATTGGGCCGGGACTTGTGGGCTTACAAGGAATCTGACTACCGCATGTATAGAAACAGTATGGAGATCTTCACTGAGAAATTATAGACCAGAACCATATATTAGAAAAACCCAAAGTTTTAATGAGCCCAATAGGCCTCCTTGAAAAAAAACTGCCTTTAACTTTAGTTAATTACAGAAGTCAGAAGATCTGAAGATAAGCCAAGTAAAAATTCAATGGGTAGGGGTATCTTACGAATAAGATTTAATACAAAACGTTTGGATTAATGTAGTTTTTGAACCCAATAAAGGAGAGAAAACTTTTATTAGCCCCTCGCAAGGATTACTACGGGTTAATCTATTGAGATTTGagatatctttatttttatcattatttttaattttatcttttatctttattttttgtcCAATTTTTTCAAGTAAGTAGTTGATAACCTCAAAATACACTTTGTTTggtcactaatttaaacatctgtactaaaatatctatatatatatatatatatataaattatttacaacatatatactacttccttttacatcaatcgtttttacattaatacccATATACCGTTACCACCGCCGTCGCTGCATCGTTTGAGCGTTTGTCTACGATCATATAATAAATGGATCATGCGTAATGTAGCGAGACCCCAAATATGTcgttaaaattttttaaaatccgGTTATTATTGTACGGCTTGCTGATGAATTGATAATTATTCCGTTCGTGGCTCAACACTCTTGAAATCAATATTATGCAGACACCATAAAGCATAAACGAAATGTTCTACAAGAAATatgctggagaaagtcaatttaAATGATAGGGTACGACTGTACGAGCCTCGTACTACGAGGTATATATGGTAATGGAATACTGTCAAATACATGTTGTATTAAACTTCATTATTGTAACTATGTACTGTATAACATCGCCTTAACTGGTTTAAATTTCCTTTTTGAGACTTTGCGAGTCCTTTTttcatgggtttttttttaaccatgtAGATTTACAATCTATTCATATTGAAAAAGTAATATTTCTTGCTTTCTCATATAATGATCTCATAAATACAATTATATGATCAACGTATAATAAATGTGTCTATACACAAGCTTTGTATATAGAGACGACAAAAAAGTATAATAAGCCAATTATAATTCAAGGTGGATTTCACTACGTACA includes these proteins:
- the LOC122611212 gene encoding reticulon-like protein B1; protein product: MSDHEEHKSESLMDKILPAHKKDDSSSSSSSSDSDDDNKISAIKSKVFRLFGREKPLHKVFGGGKPADLLLWKDKKVSGVILGGVTIIWFLFEVLEYHLLTLVCHSLILTLATLFLWSNASTFINKSPPKIPEVCIPEKPVFEIVSALRIEINQGLAAIRDIASGKDLKKFLSVIAGLWFVSIVSNCYNFLTLIYILVVLLFSVPVTYDKFEDKIDPLAEKAWIEIKKQYAVFDAKVLCKIPRSMKELKDKKV